A stretch of Vibrio sp. B1FLJ16 DNA encodes these proteins:
- a CDS encoding branched-chain amino acid ABC transporter permease gives MLTAAVITGLGLGSMYALLALGFHITYIVSKTVNFSQGSAMMLGAVLSYTLCITWGMPYWIAFCVTLMLSALYGLVIERFLVRPFASKGSDAWLMATVAGGILIDNAVMFTFGKEPRQFSNAFATTSVDLFGSGVYALQIIIPVVGVIIALLLAFAVRHTRLGKVLQACVQNPNSAQLMGINVGRVVAASFAVSTVLAAIAGILIAPLYAVHSDMGTLFGLKAFAVAILGGITSASGVFTAGIIFGLVEAIVTVYLGSAFTQIITFTLVIFALAVKPNGLFVRGQEIKV, from the coding sequence ATGTTAACCGCTGCAGTCATTACCGGGCTAGGTTTGGGAAGCATGTATGCTCTCCTTGCTCTCGGGTTTCATATCACTTACATCGTTAGTAAGACGGTCAACTTTTCTCAGGGCAGCGCTATGATGCTCGGAGCGGTACTGTCGTATACCTTGTGTATCACTTGGGGAATGCCCTACTGGATAGCGTTTTGTGTCACCTTGATGTTGAGTGCGCTATACGGTCTGGTTATTGAAAGATTCCTCGTCCGTCCGTTTGCCAGTAAAGGATCGGACGCCTGGCTGATGGCGACTGTGGCGGGAGGCATTCTGATTGATAACGCCGTCATGTTTACATTTGGTAAAGAGCCTCGCCAGTTCAGCAATGCATTTGCGACGACCAGCGTTGATTTGTTTGGTAGTGGTGTTTATGCCTTACAAATCATCATTCCTGTCGTTGGTGTCATTATCGCTTTGCTGCTTGCCTTTGCCGTGCGTCATACCCGCTTGGGGAAAGTACTGCAGGCTTGTGTGCAAAACCCGAACTCAGCACAGCTAATGGGTATTAATGTTGGCCGCGTGGTTGCAGCAAGTTTTGCGGTGTCCACCGTGCTTGCAGCCATTGCCGGAATTTTGATCGCCCCTTTGTATGCCGTTCATTCGGATATGGGAACCTTGTTTGGCCTGAAAGCATTTGCGGTCGCGATTTTGGGCGGCATTACCAGTGCTTCTGGCGTGTTTACCGCCGGGATTATTTTTGGCTTGGTAGAAGCAATTGTCACTGTTTATCTTGGCTCTGCATTTACACAGATAATCACCTTTACTCTCGTCATTTTTGCCCTGGCTGTGAAACCTAATGGATTGTTTGTCAGAGGCCAGGAGATCAAAGTATGA
- a CDS encoding ABC transporter ATP-binding protein, translating into MFTKGLTIDYGASPVVEGVDVEVNPGECVAILGANGAGKSSILQAMAGLKKAGAGTIGLDDSYIHELNANQIAKRGLALVPEGRQLFGELSVKDNLLMGAYSRQDNLDPESEIEAILQRFPRLRDRIDSPAGLLSGGEQQMVAVGRALMAKPRILLLDEPSLGLAPSMIGELYDALAQLRDDGVTILLVDQMANLALQIADRAYVLETGKVVQSGTAEQLLSDSELEKAYMGAG; encoded by the coding sequence CTGTTCACCAAAGGCTTGACCATAGATTATGGCGCGTCACCTGTGGTTGAAGGTGTCGATGTTGAAGTCAATCCGGGCGAGTGTGTGGCGATTTTAGGGGCGAATGGCGCTGGTAAAAGCAGCATCTTGCAAGCGATGGCTGGTCTGAAAAAAGCGGGAGCAGGAACCATCGGCTTAGACGATAGCTATATTCATGAGCTTAATGCCAATCAAATCGCTAAACGCGGCTTAGCATTGGTGCCGGAAGGTCGTCAGTTATTTGGTGAATTGTCCGTGAAAGACAACCTACTGATGGGGGCTTACTCAAGACAGGACAATCTCGATCCTGAGTCTGAAATTGAAGCTATTTTGCAGCGTTTTCCTCGCTTACGGGACAGAATCGACAGCCCAGCAGGACTGCTGTCTGGTGGTGAACAGCAGATGGTTGCTGTCGGCCGCGCCCTTATGGCCAAGCCGAGAATTTTGCTGTTGGATGAACCTTCACTTGGCTTAGCTCCTTCTATGATCGGTGAACTGTATGATGCACTGGCGCAGCTTCGTGATGACGGAGTCACCATTCTGTTAGTCGATCAAATGGCTAACTTAGCGTTACAGATTGCCGATCGTGCCTACGTTCTCGAAACCGGGAAAGTCGTGCAATCAGGCACTGCGGAGCAGCTATTGTCCGATTCTGAATTAGAAAAAGCATACATGGGGGCAGGTTAA
- a CDS encoding amidohydrolase family protein codes for MKADTAVINFRLEGQDALHTALIKQGYFIQFLSQDEVDVSGLKVDNVIDANGKLMLPGLIETHVHLDKACTVSRCQLHQGTLKEAIEQTAALKQAFTYDDVYQRGKRVLEQAITQGTSYMRTHVEIDPVIGLRGFDAIKQLKEDYAWSITLEICVFPQEGLHNNPGTYELLVSALEQGADLLGGCPYTDSDPEQQIKTLFALAAKYDVDLDFHLDFDLDSSRMSLPYVMEMTREFGYQQRVTVGHVTKLSALKPDSLAEVAKEMASAGVRLTALPSTDLFLNGREYDHLVPRGVAPLLPLSAHGVCCSVSSNNIENPFTPYGDASQVRQANLYANIAQLGTPNELSQCFEWISAESAKIMGLADYGIGVGKVADVVFFDARSKAEVVGTIQAPGMGLKRGVVTFTHQKAMLKPPQSTVTDTIAS; via the coding sequence ATGAAAGCAGATACCGCGGTGATTAACTTCCGTTTAGAAGGACAAGATGCTTTACATACTGCGCTGATAAAGCAGGGATATTTTATTCAGTTTCTGTCTCAAGATGAAGTCGACGTTTCTGGTTTGAAAGTAGATAACGTGATTGATGCTAACGGAAAACTGATGCTTCCGGGGCTAATAGAGACTCATGTCCATCTTGATAAAGCGTGTACCGTCTCACGTTGTCAGTTACACCAGGGAACACTCAAAGAAGCGATTGAACAGACCGCTGCGCTGAAGCAAGCATTCACTTACGATGATGTGTATCAGCGAGGAAAGCGAGTACTGGAACAAGCGATCACACAAGGCACGAGCTACATGCGAACGCATGTGGAAATTGATCCGGTCATCGGATTGAGAGGTTTTGATGCGATTAAGCAGTTAAAAGAAGACTACGCTTGGTCAATTACACTTGAAATATGCGTTTTTCCTCAGGAAGGGCTACACAATAATCCGGGTACCTACGAGCTGTTAGTCTCGGCACTCGAACAGGGGGCAGACCTATTGGGAGGGTGTCCCTACACAGACTCTGATCCTGAGCAGCAAATTAAAACGTTATTTGCTTTGGCTGCCAAGTACGATGTTGATTTGGATTTTCATCTCGACTTTGATCTGGACAGCTCAAGAATGTCGTTACCTTATGTAATGGAGATGACTAGAGAGTTCGGATATCAACAGCGTGTTACTGTCGGACATGTAACCAAACTCTCCGCACTAAAGCCTGATTCTCTGGCGGAGGTGGCGAAGGAAATGGCAAGTGCTGGTGTGCGACTAACGGCTCTGCCGAGCACGGACTTGTTTTTGAATGGAAGAGAGTATGATCATTTAGTGCCAAGAGGGGTTGCTCCGCTTTTGCCATTGAGTGCTCATGGTGTCTGTTGTTCTGTTTCAAGCAATAATATTGAGAACCCATTTACCCCCTACGGAGATGCATCCCAGGTCAGGCAGGCAAATTTATACGCAAACATAGCGCAGCTGGGTACCCCGAATGAGCTTAGTCAGTGCTTTGAATGGATTTCTGCTGAGTCGGCCAAAATCATGGGCTTAGCTGATTATGGAATTGGGGTAGGAAAAGTAGCGGATGTAGTGTTTTTTGATGCCAGATCTAAAGCGGAAGTGGTGGGGACCATTCAAGCGCCGGGGATGGGGCTTAAGCGCGGAGTAGTGACCTTTACTCACCAGAAGGCGATGCTAAAGCCCCCTCAGTCTACAGTTACAGACACGATAGCGAGCTAA
- a CDS encoding GntR family transcriptional regulator, whose translation MVTSRSKASTHKQQEVQRIMGSLSKAIAQHKLKPGQRLVEAQIVAALDANRNHVQTALQRLALQHIVTIEPNRGALVSQPSEEEAREVFAARRVIERGIVESISPQTIEERWSEIEAHMLAEQEAIKTNDRRAIVSALTKFHRMLADMCGNRILIEMFDNLMVRSSLIVALYQRNDVPSCQHDEHQSLIDALKSGNTEQATSVMIAHLDHLEAELVLSSGKDQELELNEALRG comes from the coding sequence ATGGTTACGTCGCGCTCTAAAGCTTCGACTCATAAACAACAAGAAGTGCAACGCATTATGGGTTCCTTGTCCAAAGCCATTGCCCAGCACAAGCTTAAGCCAGGCCAACGCCTTGTTGAAGCTCAAATCGTTGCGGCATTGGATGCGAATCGAAACCATGTCCAGACAGCGCTACAACGCTTGGCACTGCAGCACATCGTGACCATAGAGCCAAACCGAGGGGCTTTGGTTTCACAACCAAGTGAAGAAGAAGCCCGAGAAGTATTCGCTGCAAGGCGAGTGATTGAAAGAGGCATTGTTGAAAGCATTTCACCTCAAACCATTGAAGAGCGCTGGTCAGAGATAGAAGCACATATGCTCGCAGAGCAAGAGGCGATTAAAACCAATGACCGCCGCGCCATTGTCAGTGCATTAACCAAGTTTCATCGAATGCTCGCAGATATGTGTGGAAACCGAATATTGATCGAGATGTTCGACAACCTGATGGTCCGCAGTTCACTGATCGTCGCCCTGTACCAACGCAACGACGTACCGTCATGTCAGCATGACGAACACCAATCGCTCATTGACGCATTAAAGTCCGGCAATACTGAGCAAGCAACTTCAGTCATGATCGCTCATTTAGACCACTTAGAGGCCGAACTGGTATTGAGTAGCGGCAAAGATCAGGAACTGGAGCTCAACGAAGCGCTTCGTGGTTAG
- a CDS encoding LysR family transcriptional regulator: MNAIASLPVFVAVVECGSFSLAAKQLNLTKSAISKRINQLEDDLGIRLLNRTTRKLSLTEAGRRYFEYASQAVNLAQQGVDAVTELQGTPQGRLKITVPMSFGVLHIAPLISEFLSRYPKIEVDLNLEDKMVDLVKDGFDLGIRIGELASSNLVAKRLAPCKSILCASPDYLSQHGSPQKPGDLVTHNCLLYSYFRGGVEWVFQNNGTEYRVLPKGNFVVNNSEAIRQLLLRGSGIAQLPTFIASRDVAAGNLMVVLQDYALPEHAIYAVFPERKHMPLKVRVFIDFISEKLGTDMPYWDR, from the coding sequence GTGAATGCGATAGCCTCCCTGCCCGTGTTTGTAGCCGTGGTGGAATGTGGCAGCTTTTCCCTTGCGGCCAAACAGCTCAACCTGACTAAGTCTGCTATCAGCAAACGCATTAATCAGCTGGAAGACGACCTCGGCATCCGCTTACTTAACCGCACAACCCGGAAACTAAGTCTTACCGAAGCGGGACGACGCTATTTTGAATATGCCTCTCAGGCGGTCAATCTCGCCCAGCAAGGTGTCGACGCCGTTACTGAGCTGCAAGGTACGCCACAAGGCAGACTCAAAATCACCGTACCGATGTCGTTTGGTGTGTTGCACATTGCCCCGCTGATAAGCGAGTTTCTTTCCCGCTATCCTAAAATTGAAGTGGACTTAAACCTCGAAGATAAAATGGTCGACTTGGTAAAAGACGGCTTTGATTTGGGTATTCGGATCGGAGAGTTAGCCTCATCCAATTTGGTCGCCAAGCGTCTGGCGCCTTGTAAAAGCATACTCTGCGCGTCGCCCGACTATCTCTCCCAGCATGGTTCACCACAAAAACCGGGGGATTTAGTTACGCATAACTGCCTACTCTATTCTTACTTCCGAGGCGGCGTCGAATGGGTGTTCCAGAACAATGGAACAGAATACAGGGTACTGCCAAAAGGTAATTTTGTGGTAAATAACAGCGAAGCCATTCGGCAACTTCTCCTGCGGGGTTCAGGCATCGCGCAATTGCCGACATTTATCGCATCAAGAGATGTTGCGGCTGGCAATCTAATGGTGGTACTGCAAGACTACGCATTACCGGAACACGCTATTTACGCAGTTTTCCCGGAAAGAAAACATATGCCATTAAAAGTTAGGGTATTTATTGACTTTATCAGTGAGAAACTGGGCACTGATATGCCCTATTGGGATCGCTAA
- the yjjG gene encoding pyrimidine 5'-nucleotidase, translating to MKYDWILFDADETLFHFDAFKGLQLMFSRKGVDFTEHDYAYYQTVNKPLWVDYQDGKVTADELKHKRFTEWAEKLNTTTAELNSAFLEAMADICSLLPGAKELMEALQGKAKMGIITNGFTELQSIRLERTGMTEFFEQVVISEQVGVAKPDLGIFEYAMQQMGHPCKTRVLMVGDNLHSDILGGNNFGIETCWLNTTGASVDERISPSYTVESLSELKNILIA from the coding sequence ATGAAGTACGATTGGATCCTGTTTGATGCTGACGAAACCTTGTTCCACTTTGATGCTTTCAAAGGTTTGCAGCTGATGTTCTCTCGCAAAGGCGTAGATTTTACGGAGCATGACTATGCTTACTACCAAACGGTGAACAAACCGCTGTGGGTAGATTACCAAGACGGTAAAGTAACAGCGGATGAGCTGAAACATAAACGTTTTACCGAATGGGCTGAAAAGCTCAATACCACTACCGCTGAATTAAACAGTGCATTCTTAGAAGCCATGGCCGATATTTGTAGTTTGCTGCCGGGCGCGAAAGAGCTAATGGAAGCGCTGCAAGGTAAAGCAAAAATGGGCATCATTACCAATGGTTTTACTGAGTTACAGTCTATCCGTCTTGAGCGCACGGGCATGACCGAATTCTTTGAACAGGTAGTGATCTCTGAGCAAGTTGGCGTAGCAAAACCGGATTTAGGCATTTTCGAATACGCGATGCAGCAAATGGGCCACCCGTGTAAAACGCGTGTATTAATGGTGGGTGATAATCTACACTCAGATATTCTGGGCGGTAACAACTTCGGTATTGAGACCTGTTGGTTGAACACCACTGGTGCAAGTGTGGATGAGCGAATTTCGCCAAGCTATACCGTCGAATCTTTGAGTGAGCTGAAGAATATTCTCATTGCCTAA
- a CDS encoding NUDIX hydrolase, giving the protein MQDIKQLDSKVVYQNKWMTVREDKILRRSGAEGIYGVVDKPDCAVIIAIDNGMIHLVQQYRYTIGQRCWELPQGAWESNPDSDPLELATGELREETGMLAASMEYVGPQFIAYGFLNQTCHVYFASNLTEVGNQLDSEEEDLITQAFKVDEFEQMLINGTIKDSVTIAAYGLAKLKGLV; this is encoded by the coding sequence ATGCAGGATATCAAGCAACTAGATAGTAAAGTGGTCTACCAAAATAAATGGATGACCGTTCGTGAAGACAAAATATTACGTCGGAGCGGAGCCGAAGGAATCTATGGTGTGGTGGATAAACCGGATTGTGCGGTAATTATTGCTATCGATAACGGCATGATTCATCTGGTTCAGCAATATCGCTATACCATAGGTCAGCGTTGCTGGGAGCTTCCACAAGGTGCTTGGGAATCAAACCCTGATAGCGATCCTTTAGAGCTGGCAACAGGCGAGTTACGTGAAGAAACTGGCATGCTAGCTGCTTCTATGGAGTATGTTGGTCCGCAGTTTATCGCTTATGGATTTTTAAATCAGACATGCCATGTTTACTTCGCTAGCAATCTTACTGAAGTCGGGAATCAGCTCGACAGTGAAGAAGAGGATTTGATCACCCAAGCTTTCAAAGTTGATGAGTTCGAGCAGATGCTGATAAATGGCACAATCAAAGACAGTGTCACTATTGCTGCATATGGATTAGCGAAGCTGAAAGGTTTGGTTTAA
- a CDS encoding LysM peptidoglycan-binding domain-containing protein, protein MSGLLEYKIKTHDNLSSIILNMYGAPYGSKDYQMILTHIMTLNKHISDPNRIKAGDIIWLTSLPSSTKSTSQQSKSNRNTSPPKSIARSTTYPAPKPSSSVANKYQVLPPKILNHNQPPKSISTQVAPQHADMFWALAWLENNANMITIPGGTLVGATGNLMSKGNIKLIEDINDLYASYKNGNISKGQYDGRRKKYLDLLKKNIGPMEKLLFGNKTTHQSIRIARKGGLPANAHIAKHAEKLNKIAHASKVGGHVLVGVGLTASCLQIANTQDQHEKNEIFVESITSTLVGMGSGALIGIFLVSNPIGWGTALVLATGTTALGYASGKGAVLLYNNFGSQPNFVSNTNLDTICN, encoded by the coding sequence TTGTCTGGGCTACTTGAATACAAAATAAAAACTCACGATAACTTATCATCAATTATATTAAATATGTATGGAGCTCCATATGGGAGTAAGGATTATCAGATGATACTTACTCACATAATGACACTGAATAAACATATCTCAGACCCTAACAGAATCAAGGCTGGTGACATTATTTGGCTTACCAGTCTGCCAAGCTCAACAAAGTCAACTTCACAGCAAAGTAAATCAAATAGAAACACATCACCTCCTAAAAGCATAGCAAGATCAACCACTTACCCAGCACCTAAGCCTAGCAGCTCTGTGGCTAATAAATATCAAGTATTACCTCCCAAAATTCTCAATCACAACCAGCCGCCAAAATCGATTTCAACTCAAGTTGCACCACAACATGCAGACATGTTCTGGGCATTAGCTTGGTTAGAGAACAATGCCAATATGATTACTATTCCCGGAGGAACCTTAGTGGGAGCAACTGGAAACTTAATGAGTAAAGGGAACATAAAGCTTATTGAAGATATAAATGACCTTTACGCCAGTTATAAAAATGGCAATATTAGCAAAGGGCAATATGATGGACGACGTAAAAAATATCTAGATCTACTTAAGAAAAATATTGGTCCAATGGAAAAGCTATTATTTGGCAATAAAACAACTCATCAATCTATTCGTATAGCTCGAAAAGGAGGGTTACCTGCCAATGCTCATATCGCCAAGCACGCTGAAAAACTAAATAAAATAGCTCATGCATCGAAAGTTGGTGGACACGTATTAGTTGGCGTCGGTTTGACCGCGTCATGCCTTCAAATCGCCAACACACAAGATCAACATGAAAAAAATGAAATTTTTGTTGAATCCATTACGAGCACTCTCGTAGGTATGGGGTCAGGCGCACTAATCGGCATATTTTTAGTTTCTAATCCAATTGGTTGGGGAACCGCACTTGTATTAGCAACCGGTACGACAGCTTTAGGCTATGCAAGCGGTAAAGGAGCTGTACTTCTATATAATAACTTTGGTTCACAACCAAATTTTGTATCAAATACAAACTTGGATACAATATGCAATTGA
- the macA gene encoding macrolide transporter subunit MacA, translated as MKLKKKWLVLCGVILAGAAGAYFFQPPEKPSSYATETVRKGNIEKAVLANGMLQASKLVNVGAQVSGQIQSLAVSLGDEIKQGDLIAQIDSLTQQNSLKEAQASLNSLNAQYKAKQAQIKQANSEYVRQKGMLAAKASSRSDFENAEASLAIYKAELAQLDAEIEKAKINVDSANVDLGYTTINAPMDGTVVYTSVEEGQTVNANQTTPTIIELAKLDTMTVKAEISEADVIFVHRGQTAVFTILGQPNKQYQGTLRAIEPGPTIMDGDDSDLTISDSDAIYYNAVFDVVNPEGILRIGMTAQVSIVLEESQDTLLIPAQVLQRAGGKNAYTVPVLENGQVVQKPVEVGINNKVNVEILSGLKEGDQVVLGSAMAGDSSSNRRPGPPMGL; from the coding sequence ATGAAACTCAAGAAAAAATGGCTCGTACTTTGTGGCGTTATTCTCGCTGGTGCGGCTGGAGCGTATTTTTTCCAACCTCCGGAAAAGCCCTCATCGTACGCCACTGAAACGGTACGTAAAGGAAACATCGAAAAAGCAGTGTTAGCTAATGGCATGTTGCAGGCCTCTAAGCTGGTTAATGTTGGTGCACAGGTTTCCGGACAAATACAAAGCCTAGCCGTCAGCCTTGGTGACGAAATAAAACAGGGTGATCTTATTGCTCAGATCGACAGTCTGACTCAACAGAATAGCCTAAAAGAAGCACAAGCATCACTGAATAGTCTCAATGCTCAGTACAAAGCCAAACAGGCGCAAATCAAGCAGGCGAACTCCGAATATGTGCGCCAAAAAGGTATGTTAGCGGCGAAAGCAAGCTCAAGATCGGATTTTGAAAATGCAGAAGCGTCACTGGCAATCTATAAAGCAGAATTAGCCCAGCTTGACGCAGAGATCGAAAAAGCCAAGATCAATGTCGACAGTGCTAACGTCGACCTCGGCTATACGACTATCAATGCTCCCATGGACGGTACAGTGGTTTACACGTCTGTAGAAGAAGGTCAGACCGTCAACGCTAACCAGACTACTCCAACCATTATTGAGCTGGCTAAGTTAGATACCATGACGGTAAAGGCTGAGATTTCTGAAGCTGACGTTATTTTTGTTCATCGTGGTCAAACGGCGGTGTTTACAATTCTGGGGCAGCCCAATAAACAGTATCAAGGTACGCTGCGTGCAATTGAGCCGGGTCCGACCATTATGGATGGCGATGACAGCGATTTGACCATCTCTGACAGTGATGCGATCTACTACAACGCCGTGTTTGATGTGGTTAACCCGGAAGGCATTTTACGCATTGGTATGACGGCTCAGGTCTCGATAGTTCTGGAAGAATCTCAGGATACACTCCTCATTCCGGCGCAAGTTCTGCAGAGAGCTGGTGGCAAAAATGCTTATACGGTTCCGGTTCTGGAAAACGGTCAGGTAGTGCAAAAGCCGGTTGAGGTTGGTATTAACAACAAAGTGAATGTTGAAATTCTATCAGGGCTGAAAGAAGGCGATCAGGTTGTATTAGGTTCGGCTATGGCTGGTGATTCGTCAAGTAACAGACGTCCTGGTCCTCCGATGGGGTTATAA
- a CDS encoding MacB family efflux pump subunit, with protein MSQVLLKVEDLTRSFVSGDESLTVLNHINLEIKRGEMVAIVGASGSGKSTLMNVLGCLDQPTSGRYFINGQDVSTLESDELAQLRREYFGFIFQRYHLLSDLTAVGNVEVPAVYAGVSYRQREERAEALLTRLGLGERLTHKPSQLSGGQQQRVSVARALMNGGEVILADEPTGALDSHSGEEMMALLRELHQLGHTIILVTHDMNVANFADRIIEIKDGEIIADKHNASEAKKDQAELNKQPQQDASKWWKWDSFVDALKMALLAMSSHRMRTFLTMLGIIIGIASVVSVVALGNGTQQQILSNIASMGTNTIDIRPGSGFGDRRSGRVRTLTAADAESLKSLPFIDSVTPSISNSLTVRYANQDASASIEGVGEDYFRVRGYEIAQGQFWDADSVASLAQEAVIDDNTRKEMFADRSPIGEVIFLGSLPVRIVGVTQKKDDAFGNSEALKIWVPYTTMSGRMMGQRHLNGITVRIDEKAPSSAAEQSIISLLKMRHGTQDFFTINTDTIRQNIEKTTATMTLLISAIAVISLIVGGIGVMNIMLVSVTERTKEIGVRMAVGARQADILRQFLIEAVLVCLCGGITGIGLAFLIGFAFSSSGSSFQMIYSMNSIIWAFICSTLIGIAFGFLPARNAAKLDPIEALARD; from the coding sequence ATGAGTCAGGTTCTATTAAAAGTAGAGGACTTAACCCGAAGCTTTGTCTCCGGTGATGAGTCACTTACGGTACTTAATCATATCAACTTAGAGATTAAGCGCGGTGAGATGGTCGCTATCGTTGGTGCCTCTGGTTCTGGTAAGTCGACACTGATGAATGTCTTAGGCTGTCTGGATCAACCTACAAGCGGTCGCTATTTCATTAATGGTCAGGATGTCTCAACCCTTGAGTCTGATGAGCTGGCACAGCTAAGACGTGAGTACTTCGGTTTTATCTTTCAGCGCTACCATTTGCTGAGTGATTTAACGGCAGTAGGTAACGTAGAGGTTCCTGCTGTGTATGCTGGTGTTTCTTATCGCCAGCGTGAAGAGCGTGCTGAAGCGCTGTTGACACGGTTAGGACTTGGCGAGCGCCTGACTCACAAGCCGAGTCAGCTAAGTGGTGGTCAGCAGCAGCGTGTCAGTGTTGCGCGTGCTTTGATGAATGGCGGAGAGGTGATTCTGGCGGATGAACCTACCGGTGCACTGGACAGCCACAGCGGCGAAGAAATGATGGCACTGCTCAGGGAGCTACACCAGCTTGGTCATACCATCATCTTAGTGACTCATGATATGAACGTCGCGAATTTTGCTGACCGGATTATCGAAATCAAAGACGGCGAAATCATCGCTGATAAACATAACGCCAGTGAAGCTAAAAAGGATCAGGCAGAGTTAAACAAACAACCACAGCAAGACGCCAGTAAATGGTGGAAGTGGGACAGTTTCGTCGATGCGTTAAAAATGGCGCTGCTGGCTATGTCTAGTCATCGAATGCGTACGTTTCTGACCATGCTCGGGATTATTATTGGTATTGCATCGGTGGTATCAGTGGTGGCCCTTGGTAACGGAACTCAGCAGCAAATCTTATCGAATATTGCCTCGATGGGGACTAATACCATTGATATCAGGCCCGGCAGCGGCTTTGGCGACAGGCGATCCGGAAGAGTCCGGACTTTAACTGCAGCCGATGCAGAGTCATTAAAGAGCTTGCCGTTCATTGACAGTGTCACGCCTTCAATATCGAACAGCTTGACGGTGAGGTATGCCAATCAGGATGCATCAGCATCAATTGAAGGCGTGGGTGAAGATTACTTCCGGGTACGGGGCTATGAGATCGCACAGGGTCAGTTTTGGGATGCAGACAGCGTTGCTTCGCTGGCACAGGAAGCCGTGATTGATGACAACACCAGAAAAGAGATGTTCGCTGATCGAAGCCCGATTGGCGAAGTGATTTTTCTTGGCTCACTGCCGGTGCGAATTGTTGGTGTTACGCAGAAGAAAGACGATGCTTTTGGCAACAGTGAAGCACTGAAAATCTGGGTGCCGTACACTACTATGTCCGGTCGGATGATGGGGCAGAGACACCTGAATGGCATCACCGTACGAATTGATGAGAAAGCCCCAAGTAGTGCTGCTGAGCAAAGCATTATCAGCTTGCTAAAAATGCGTCATGGCACGCAGGATTTCTTTACCATCAATACTGATACGATTCGTCAAAATATCGAGAAAACGACGGCAACCATGACCTTGCTTATCTCTGCAATTGCGGTCATTTCACTGATCGTTGGTGGTATCGGGGTAATGAATATCATGTTGGTGTCAGTGACCGAACGTACTAAAGAGATTGGTGTAAGAATGGCGGTTGGCGCAAGACAGGCTGATATCCTCAGGCAGTTCTTGATAGAAGCGGTATTGGTTTGTCTGTGTGGTGGTATCACCGGGATTGGTCTGGCGTTTTTGATTGGCTTTGCGTTTAGTTCGTCAGGCAGCAGTTTCCAGATGATCTACTCGATGAACTCAATCATCTGGGCATTCATCTGCTCAACTCTAATTGGTATTGCGTTTGGCTTTTTACCGGCACGCAACGCTGCAAAACTAGACCCGATTGAAGCATTAGCGAGAGACTAA